The Spinacia oleracea cultivar Varoflay chromosome 2, BTI_SOV_V1, whole genome shotgun sequence DNA segment ttcgtataaaaatACTCTTCATCCTCGTTGACTGTTCATATCTTCTACTGCTGTTTGTATCTCTTTCAAGGGAAATGAGGTTGCACCCCCCCTTTCGTGTGCCTTTTATTTGATCCCTTTCGTGTAGTGTCTGCTTAATTGATGGTCAGAGATCATCAAAGTAAACAACTCAATTTTCTCTATCCGTATTTTGTATAATTGctcaaatttatttttaagaAGTGACTGCTAGATGTTTTGCTTCCTTTGTCAGCATACGGAAGAAGAGGTGGAACGGAGTTTTGTAGACTTCTATGAGGACGTTCATACAGAATTTTTGAAGTTTGGGGAACTTGTGAACTTCAAGGTGATTTGTAGACATGTTCGTTTTCTTCAATTGAGCCCTCATATATCATAATTCATAATCGGGCACTTTTACAATCCcttatttccagaagagatcacCTATTAATTTTGTCCTGTATTGTTTTTCATGTTGCCCCATCCCCATTCCCCCTTGTTAGGAGGGGATTGAGTGATTAGTTGACCCTTGGCGTAGTTAATGCATGCCTGTTCAACTTTCTTATTTCATATACAAGTAtaattttttgttaattttagaCTAGTATATTTTCTTGTCTTTTTCTTATTTGGGCCTGGACCCTGGTATCCTTGGATAAAAATTATGTGAATGGTTTCCAGGCCTTTTTAGTGTCTCTTATTCCATTGAATATCTAGCTGTGAAGTTACCTTTCACACTACTCAAATGGACATTACGCTTGATGTGTAGTTGGGGAACTTTTGTAAACCTGACCTGCTTTAATGGTAGTTGCCTTTTACAGGTGTGCAAAAATGGTTCTTCCCATTTGCGGGGTAATGTATATGTGCATTATAAGTCATTGGAATCAGCTATGCTTGCATACCAATCTACTAATGCTCGGTATTTTGCTGGGAAGCTGGTAAGATGTATTCCTTGTGTTTAGTTCTAGAAGTAATGTTTTTATGATAGTGATTTGCTTGAAAAATAGAGTCTGGTTCAAGAGATACGAACTCTGTTAATATATATATGGCTTCACacaattatgttttatgaaaaGATAGGTTGATCATCGATATTTGGATGGAAACAACTAAGATGGTATCTTTTCAATGTTAATGTGCAGCagtgtagttatatttgttatTTGGTTGAGAATAGAGTCAGGTTAAATATCCTAATCTCGATCGTTATGCATATTGTTGATTTTcctgagccaagaaagattatataGTTTTATATTTCTACACAATCAAGGAAGAGGAACCTTGAGCTTCTTATGATACTTTAAATTTGTCTTCTGATCTTGGTATTAATCATTTGTTGAAGAAATACCACAACTGAATATTGCTAAAAACTAGGCAAAGCCTAAATTAAATAGGTGCCGACGTGCCGTATGGCCGTACAAGGTCCCTATCTTGTTTAAAAACTCTGGCGTTCTTAAGCTACCTCGTCTCTGCTGCTCTGACTAATCATTTTCAGCTCCTTGTTTGTGTCTACAGTAGTTAACACGGGGTACGTCTTAGAATATAAGTTTGATGTTAGGGGGAGCCACTTGACATTTCAACCTTGGGCAGGTTTCCTTGTCAATTAAAGTTCGACTTGTTGCACTttatgtgaagaaaattgtTTCAGACCTAGGGTTTCTATTGGAAAATCATAGAGCTGTAAATTGAACCgttgattaattgattaaagGAAGTACTAGACCAAGTGATTTTCGTCATTATAGGCTGAGGTGCTCAACTCATGTGATTGTAGGAAAATGTCGAACACATTGGTGTAGAATATAATTGGAAAGTTTGCTTATTGAAAGAGTATAGGAATAATTTGCTAATCACAATTCCCTACTTACTCATCATATGATACAACTGTCAATAAAAGTAATTAGTAAAACAATAAAGGTGCATATTGACAGTTGTCTTATTGGCCATTTGATTGTAGAAGTGAGTACAAACTTTTGATCTGTAGTCATATTTTGACCTTCTTTTCAAGTACATTTTGGCACTCCCATTCTTCTCTTGTCAGAATATTTATATCGTTGTTAGTAGTAAATATGTCAGAACAATTTAAATTGTGAAGAGCTTTGTTAGTCTTGTCAGTTCCAATAGCTAAGAGATTGTCTACATTTTCATTAAACCTCTGATCCAATAGATGACCAATTAATATAATTTTCTTAGGCATTGGATACATTTCATTCTGATTTCAAAATCATGTGAAATTTACTTGTAACATATATGTTCCTcatttatactccctccattccgaATCTATTACTATTCCAATGCATTATCGAATGCCGTTTCAAAAATATCAATATAACACTATAGACAAGATAACAATATTAAGTGCCTTATATTTTGGATAAAAGAGAGTACCAATGAGGACAGAAGATTGCATTTCCGTGTGCTTTGGATTTGTCACATGATGTTCTATAAATTACTTCAAAATTTTCAATGGGGAATCACATCTAAAGTATTTACCATGTGTGAAATTGGACGACTTTTGGGAAATTCTAGTAGTTTGACATTTGCGGCAACTCGGCAAGTGCATGTGTAAGTGGAGGTTTTATCTTCATAAGTATTAGATACACTCATGTACTAACTGCAAATTAATCTTGACAGTTGACCTGTGAATTTATTAATATAACGAGATGGAGGGTTGCTATTTGTGGGGAATATATGAAGTCAAGGCTCAAGGTATGCCTACAAACTTGGGATTAATCCCCCCCCTGGTTTAATCACCATTCACTCTGATTTTATATGCTTTTCAGAATGCTCTGACATGTAATATACTTAGTTATGAACAATACTCTTTTTCCATAAAAAAATTGCATTTTCTTGAACAGACATGTTCTCGGGGATCAGCTTGCAACTTTATCCATTGTTTCCGAAATCCCGGTGGAGATTATGAATGGGCTGACTGGGATAAACCAGCTCCTAGGTATTGGCTGAAAGATATGGCTGCTTTATTTGGATACACTGGAGACAGTTACACAGATGAAGTTAGTCCGAGGTATGTGAAAACTTTCAGCAAAGTTATTTGTGCATACAGATATCGAATACACATATTTTCAAGGTTAGCTTGTTGGAATCTTTTTGCGAAATTGAGCTTATTGCTTCCTGCCAGAAAAGTGAGCGATTGTTTTGCTTAATTGAAGGTTTATTGCTTCCTTTCTAATAAAAAATATGGAGGgttaagtttttattttaaagtgaCTGTGACATACTAACATATGAAACTTTGTCCAGAGGTAAAGAATTAGCTCTGTTTTGAATAATGTGCTGAATGGTTGCTCTGTGAAATGGTGAGGAAAGTATTACGATTAAACCAAAATGCAGCAGGAAGCAGAGATTGACAATGACTTTAGATGCAATGAGCGACAAATAAGGACCATGAGAGAGTAGCCTTTTACAAGATAGATGTGCTGTTTATATTGTTGATGAGGCAAAGTTATCCTGGCCTCTCGGCCCAGTTATTTCCTACAACTTTCCGGCTTATGCAGGGTTGACAGACAAAGTGATGCTTATTGGATAAAAACcagaaaaaaaaagataaaaaaaaggaaaagaaaacagGCCTAAGCTGACAGGAATTGACTGTTAAGGGAAAGTTTTGCATGTTTAATGTTCTCTGCACTTCAGCAGTATTAAGAATATGATTGATTGGATGGGATCTGCGTGGGAGCAAATTGTAGTCTCCACCTTTGATATTCTTTTAATTCAGAAGAAAAAAGAACTTTCTGCTGAATGAATTAATAAttctgtaatttttttttgactaTAAGtccccccccctcccccttgCCACCCTTCATCCTTCTCACTCACTTTCACTGGGCTTCACATGTATACAAATCTTTGACGTCCCCAGTCCGCAACCTTCTGTTCAGTAGTGCATGCTTTCATGTCGAGACTTTTATATCAGGTACCATTCAAGGAGATCAAGGTCTAGGAGCCCTCATAGAAGAAGTTTTTCTGATGAGGATGATGGTCACAGGAGAAGTCGTGGGAGGCGCAGTCCGCACAGAGAAAAAAGAATCTCTCAAGATTACCATTGCTCCAAGCACAGAGAAACTGACAATGCTAAAGTTGATGGGGCAAAGAGGAGCTCAAGGAAGAGGGAAAGGGAACGAGAGTCAAGTAGACAAGATAGCAAGAGTAGAAAAGTTGAAGCTGTTTCTGCCACAGTTGAGTCTGCAGAGGGATGTGCAAGTGACAAATACCTTGAACACAAAAGTAGAAGTAGGCGGAAGAGTGCTGTAGAGTCGGTTCATGAATGTCACCATGAGAAAGTTGACAAATATGACCAGGAAAAGAGTTTTTATGCAGACAAGTATCATGATAAATTTAATAGACATAAAGATAAATGTGTCGTACAGAAAGAGGCAGATTCCTTAAATTTTGAATCTCATGGTGACAGTCAGGACAGTGACGAAGATGGACACCACAGTCGTAGTAAGAAAGACATGAGAAGGATGAAAGATGATGCAGACTCATCCGGCAGTGCTTCTGATGAAAGCAGGCTTGTCAAAGTCGAGAAGAGACAGCAAAAGAAAAGAGGGAAAAGTTCAAGGTTGAAGAACAAGACACGTGTTGCTGATATTGGGTGTGATAGAGACAGTCGAGAGACTTATGAAGATAGACAACATAGACACCATGACAAAAGCCCGAGAAAGATGAAAAATATATCAGAAAGTGCTGATGGTAGAGATAGGCTAGGCAAGGATGATAAGAGGCCtcaaaagaaagtaagaaaatgTTCAATGCTAATGAATCAGTCAGGCTTCACAGACACGGAAAGTGATATGGATGAAGATAGACACCATAGACATAGTAAACAACACTCAAAAAACGTGGGAAATGATGTAGCATCAGACGATGCTTTGGATGGAGATAGGCTTGGTCGGTCTGAGAAAAGTTCCCGAAAGAGTAGGAGTTCTAGGTCGAAGAAAGAGTCAGACCTTACAGATAAAAAGACCAATAGAGAGAGGATTGATGAGGAAGAGAGACATTGTGGAGATAGAAGTGCCAAGCACCATATCAAGGAGCCAAGCTTGTCAAAAGCTGATTCTAAGACACACAGGCGCTCGGGCAAAGCCGATGTTGGAACTTTTGTAACCGATGACAGGTGCAGAAGTTCTCGAGCTTACCTGGCCCCAAATCATCATGCTGAGCAGGAAAATACAGGTGATAGATACCGtgggacttgtgatcaaacagcTAAATTGGTTTTAAGTAGATTTAACGATGGTGACAAGCGTCATGATTCAAGTTATAGGGATTCGACATCTGTAAGAGACCACAAAAGGTGTGATGAAGAAGATACTGCATCTGGAAAGTTGGAGACCAGTTCTGTGCATGTGCATACCAACTGTGAGGGCATTGGTGATGAGGCAGAGGCTGAGCTTGAAAAGGCTTGTCGTTATGCTGCTTTGAAGAAGTTGGAAGAGATCAGAATGCATAAAGATATTCAGGCTGCCAATAGTAGGGAGCCTATTGCAAGTTTGAAGAATTGCACCCAAGAAAATATATTCATTGGAGTCCTGGAGAAAGCTGATTCGAGTAAAGTGGATATAAGTGATGCTTCTATAAAGAGGAGAAGAATTTAATTATCAACAAGGTCAGTAATGTTGTTTCAACAGGTCA contains these protein-coding regions:
- the LOC110779120 gene encoding zinc finger CCCH domain-containing protein 5 yields the protein MAVMEENQQKEVEREIDEKTINPDDSTMATMSRKEKRKAMKKMKRKQVRKEIAVKEREEEEARLNDPEEKMRLLRLEQEEAERMERERLEFEERERQFLQALEMEKKRREEEEEEQRKLEEEESQRKLVNNENANDADEDDDWEYIEDGPAEIIWKGNEIIVKKKKVRVPKKAPDILKEKQESERPISNPLAPQSEVFEDYKSAQDALESVAQQVPNFGTEQDKAHCPFHLKTGVCRFGARCSRVHFYPDKSCTILIKNMYNGPGLAWEQDEGLEHTEEEVERSFVDFYEDVHTEFLKFGELVNFKVCKNGSSHLRGNVYVHYKSLESAMLAYQSTNARYFAGKLLTCEFINITRWRVAICGEYMKSRLKTCSRGSACNFIHCFRNPGGDYEWADWDKPAPRYWLKDMAALFGYTGDSYTDEVSPRYHSRRSRSRSPHRRSFSDEDDGHRRSRGRRSPHREKRISQDYHCSKHRETDNAKVDGAKRSSRKRERERESSRQDSKSRKVEAVSATVESAEGCASDKYLEHKSRSRRKSAVESVHECHHEKVDKYDQEKSFYADKYHDKFNRHKDKCVVQKEADSLNFESHGDSQDSDEDGHHSRSKKDMRRMKDDADSSGSASDESRLVKVEKRQQKKRGKSSRLKNKTRVADIGCDRDSRETYEDRQHRHHDKSPRKMKNISESADGRDRLGKDDKRPQKKVRKCSMLMNQSGFTDTESDMDEDRHHRHSKQHSKNVGNDVASDDALDGDRLGRSEKSSRKSRSSRSKKESDLTDKKTNRERIDEEERHCGDRSAKHHIKEPSLSKADSKTHRRSGKADVGTFVTDDRCRSSRAYLAPNHHAEQENTGDRYRGTCDQTAKLVLSRFNDGDKRHDSSYRDSTSVRDHKRCDEEDTASGKLETSSVHVHTNCEGIGDEAEAELEKACRYAALKKLEEIRMHKDIQAANSREPIASLKNCTQENIFIGVLEKADSSKVDISDASIKRRRI